One segment of Thermodesulfovibrio sp. 3907-1M DNA contains the following:
- a CDS encoding bifunctional (p)ppGpp synthetase/guanosine-3',5'-bis(diphosphate) 3'-pyrophosphohydrolase yields MLTIDDVIKKVLQYRPKANVELIKKAYIFSREAHCAQKRKEGIPYIYHPLAVADILAQMKLDSTTIAAGLLHDTVEDAEMTIDDISEIFNPDVAFLVDAVTKLSKLQFSTVEEAQAESFRKMFLAMSKDIRVILIKFADRLHNMRTIEFLPVEKQKRIAKETLEIYAPLANRLGIGWMRTEFEDLSFKVLYPEEYEELVRKVAKRKEDQQAYIDNVIKILSEKIKAMNIPFKIYGRVKHYFGIYQKMIKQKISFEQVYDVIGIRIITDTVPHCYDILGIIHSLWTLIPGRFKDFISLPKSNYYQSLHTTVIGPGGERVEFQIRTEEMDIIAEEGIAAHWRYKERKDLTEREAKLVSWLRDLIKEISDPKELLDAVKAEVVPDTIYVFTPKGDVKELPVGSTPVDFAYAIHSEVGAKCAGAKVNGRIVPLNYQLQSGDVVEIITSPHQKPRKDWLQFVVTQRAKNRIKHFLRQEERQQGIDIGKQLLEAELRKQGIQTAILKNEKIEEVLEVLQAFSVQSLEDLYLLIGHGKISVHQVVNRLSPEIPQEEFVIAKKTSNRKDHKQFISLKGVDEVLYHIAKCCMPVPGDEIIGFITRGKGISVHRKDCINVKHMQPERLIEVFWTADDTSKVQTKISIECVDKPGILATLTGLLSANQVNITQVKANSTSDKRALIDFTIEVKDRAHLSDIINKISQISEVLSVKR; encoded by the coding sequence ATGCTTACAATAGATGATGTAATTAAAAAAGTTTTACAGTATAGGCCCAAAGCCAATGTTGAGCTTATAAAAAAGGCTTATATTTTCTCAAGAGAAGCCCATTGTGCTCAGAAAAGAAAAGAGGGAATTCCTTACATATACCATCCTCTGGCTGTAGCAGATATACTTGCTCAGATGAAACTTGACTCTACCACAATTGCAGCGGGACTTCTTCATGATACAGTGGAAGATGCTGAAATGACAATTGATGATATAAGTGAAATTTTTAATCCTGATGTTGCTTTTTTGGTTGATGCTGTTACAAAGTTAAGTAAACTTCAGTTTTCCACTGTAGAGGAGGCTCAAGCAGAGAGTTTCAGAAAGATGTTCCTTGCTATGTCAAAGGATATAAGAGTGATTCTCATAAAGTTTGCTGATAGACTTCATAATATGAGAACCATTGAATTTCTTCCTGTAGAGAAACAAAAAAGAATAGCAAAAGAAACTCTTGAGATATATGCTCCCCTTGCAAACAGGCTGGGAATTGGCTGGATGCGAACGGAATTTGAAGATCTTTCATTTAAGGTCCTTTATCCTGAGGAATATGAAGAGCTTGTCAGAAAAGTGGCAAAAAGAAAAGAAGATCAGCAGGCATATATTGACAATGTTATAAAAATTCTTTCAGAGAAAATTAAAGCAATGAATATTCCCTTTAAGATATATGGAAGAGTAAAACACTACTTTGGAATATATCAGAAGATGATTAAACAAAAAATCTCTTTTGAGCAGGTCTATGATGTTATAGGAATAAGGATTATTACTGATACAGTCCCTCATTGTTATGATATTTTAGGCATTATTCATTCCCTGTGGACACTGATACCTGGAAGATTTAAAGATTTTATCAGTCTTCCAAAGTCTAATTATTATCAGTCCCTTCATACTACTGTGATTGGACCAGGAGGAGAAAGAGTGGAATTTCAGATTAGGACAGAGGAGATGGATATAATTGCTGAAGAAGGTATTGCTGCTCACTGGAGGTATAAAGAAAGAAAGGATTTAACTGAAAGAGAAGCAAAGCTGGTATCCTGGCTCAGGGATTTAATTAAAGAGATATCTGATCCAAAGGAGCTTCTTGATGCAGTAAAAGCCGAAGTTGTGCCTGATACAATCTATGTTTTTACGCCAAAAGGAGATGTGAAAGAACTTCCGGTTGGCTCAACACCAGTAGATTTTGCCTATGCAATACATTCCGAAGTAGGAGCTAAATGTGCAGGAGCAAAAGTCAACGGTAGAATAGTTCCACTTAACTATCAACTTCAAAGTGGAGATGTGGTTGAGATAATAACAAGCCCACATCAAAAACCAAGAAAAGATTGGTTACAATTTGTTGTTACTCAGAGAGCAAAAAACAGAATAAAGCATTTTCTCAGACAGGAAGAAAGACAACAGGGAATTGACATAGGTAAGCAGTTACTGGAAGCAGAGTTGCGTAAACAGGGAATTCAAACAGCGATCCTTAAAAATGAAAAAATTGAAGAAGTTTTAGAAGTTTTACAGGCTTTTTCTGTTCAGAGTCTTGAAGACTTGTATCTTCTTATAGGACACGGAAAAATATCTGTTCATCAGGTTGTAAATAGATTGTCTCCCGAGATTCCTCAAGAAGAATTTGTTATTGCAAAAAAAACCAGTAATAGAAAAGACCATAAACAGTTTATTTCTCTTAAAGGAGTAGATGAGGTGCTGTATCACATAGCAAAGTGTTGTATGCCTGTGCCTGGAGATGAGATAATAGGCTTTATTACAAGAGGAAAGGGTATTTCAGTGCACAGAAAAGATTGCATAAATGTTAAGCACATGCAGCCTGAAAGACTAATAGAGGTATTCTGGACAGCTGATGATACTTCAAAAGTTCAAACAAAAATTAGCATAGAATGCGTGGATAAGCCTGGTATTCTTGCCACACTTACAGGACTTTTGTCAGCAAATCAGGTTAATATAACTCAGGTAAAAGCCAACTCTACATCTGACAAAAGAGCTTTAATTGACTTTACTATTGAAGTAAAAGACAGAGCTCATCTGTCAGATATTATCAATAAAATATCACAGATCAGCGAAGTTTTATCAGTCAAAAGATAG
- the murA gene encoding UDP-N-acetylglucosamine 1-carboxyvinyltransferase, whose product MDKLLISGGMPLKGTVTISGAKNAALPIMASSLLAQGVHTLKKIPRLKDVLTMTELIKRMGGAVEFNDVCSINTTKINKFEASYELVKTMRASILVLGPLVARFGRAKVSLPGGCAIGARPVNLHLAGLEKMGAKISLEEGYIIAKASRLKGAKIYFDIPTVTGTENLMMAATLAKGTTVIENAAKEPEIVDLANYLILMGAKIEGAGTSIILIEGVNELKPPHEYEIIPDRIETGTFIAIAGASGGDITLKGCKIEHIDAIMVKMKDAGVSFKQTKDGLRVIGPKRPEAVDIKTMPYPGFPTDMQAQFMAMMTVANGTSVIKETIFENRFMHVAELRRMGADITVEGNTATVRGVRKLKGAPVMATDLRASASLVIAGLIAEGETIIDRIYHLDRGYEELDKKLIQLGAKIKRIK is encoded by the coding sequence ATGGATAAGTTACTTATTTCTGGTGGAATGCCACTAAAAGGCACAGTAACGATAAGTGGAGCAAAAAATGCTGCTCTACCAATCATGGCATCTTCTCTCCTTGCTCAAGGAGTGCATACACTTAAAAAAATTCCAAGACTAAAGGATGTGTTAACTATGACAGAACTTATAAAAAGAATGGGAGGAGCAGTTGAATTTAACGATGTCTGTAGCATCAATACGACAAAAATAAATAAATTTGAAGCTTCATATGAGCTTGTCAAAACAATGCGAGCATCAATCCTGGTGCTTGGACCTCTTGTAGCAAGATTTGGCAGGGCAAAGGTTTCTTTGCCAGGTGGATGTGCAATTGGAGCAAGACCTGTAAATCTTCATTTAGCAGGGCTGGAAAAAATGGGAGCTAAGATATCCCTTGAAGAAGGTTATATAATTGCTAAAGCATCAAGACTTAAAGGAGCCAAAATATATTTTGATATTCCAACAGTAACTGGAACAGAAAATCTCATGATGGCTGCAACACTTGCAAAGGGCACTACAGTTATTGAAAATGCTGCAAAAGAGCCAGAAATTGTTGACCTTGCCAATTATTTAATACTCATGGGAGCTAAAATAGAAGGTGCTGGAACAAGCATTATACTAATAGAAGGCGTAAACGAACTTAAACCTCCCCATGAATACGAAATTATACCTGACAGAATAGAAACAGGAACATTTATTGCAATTGCTGGAGCCTCAGGAGGAGATATAACACTTAAAGGATGCAAAATTGAGCATATTGATGCTATAATGGTTAAAATGAAGGATGCAGGAGTAAGCTTCAAACAAACAAAGGATGGTCTGAGAGTAATCGGACCAAAAAGACCTGAAGCTGTTGATATAAAAACAATGCCTTATCCAGGATTTCCCACTGATATGCAGGCACAGTTTATGGCAATGATGACAGTAGCAAATGGAACCAGTGTCATAAAAGAAACGATTTTTGAAAATAGGTTCATGCATGTGGCAGAACTCAGAAGAATGGGAGCAGATATAACAGTAGAAGGCAATACTGCCACTGTAAGAGGAGTAAGAAAACTTAAAGGCGCTCCTGTAATGGCAACTGATTTAAGAGCCTCAGCCTCACTTGTAATTGCAGGATTAATTGCTGAAGGAGAAACCATTATTGACAGAATCTACCACCTTGACCGGGGTTATGAAGAGCTTGATAAAAAGCTCATTCAACTCGGTGCAAAAATAAAGAGAATAAAATAA
- the gcvH gene encoding glycine cleavage system protein GcvH, with translation MTLENYKFHKEHTWVKLSGRSKKVKVGITDYAQESLGDIIYIELPEVDTHVEAGTEMAEIESTKTSSPVIAPVSGTIVEVNEELIDHPEIINEDPYGKGWIAVIEMDNTEELEDLMDYEEYESYLEEER, from the coding sequence ATGACTTTAGAAAACTACAAATTTCACAAAGAGCATACCTGGGTGAAACTATCAGGTAGAAGCAAAAAAGTAAAAGTTGGGATTACAGATTATGCACAGGAATCTCTTGGAGACATTATTTATATTGAGCTTCCAGAGGTTGATACTCATGTAGAAGCAGGTACTGAAATGGCAGAGATTGAGTCAACAAAAACATCTTCTCCTGTAATAGCTCCAGTAAGTGGCACAATCGTTGAAGTAAATGAAGAATTAATTGATCATCCAGAAATTATTAATGAAGACCCTTATGGAAAGGGCTGGATTGCTGTAATTGAAATGGATAATACTGAGGAACTGGAAGATTTAATGGATTATGAAGAGTATGAGAGTTATCTTGAAGAAGAAAGATAA
- the lpdA gene encoding dihydrolipoyl dehydrogenase: MKAIIVGGGPAGYVSALVMRRLGAEVFLIEKEEIGGTCLNKGCIPTKTVIHNLKHASSSMNLQILMEKKDKVVDTQKKGLMMLLKQAGVKIIKSEAELVNPKTVFLKSTGEKLQADRIIIATGSRPRELPMLNFDGEKILSSDDLWKLKKIPESITIIGAGAIGCEFAWIFHLLGSKVSLVELMPRVLPMEDEDVSREVEKLFKKKKIEFHTGVKIEDLKKIDNSVQISLSNAKSISSQVVLVSVGRAFNTECIQTSEVKLGSKKEIIVDEKMQTNIENIFAAGDVTGQWLLAHVAYREAEVAAKNAMGYSEKMDYSVIPSTIYTVTEVASVGLKEAEAVKKGIDIKKGIFPFRASGKAHIIGEIDGFVKVIADKESDAIIGAHIAGADASELIHELAMAVKLKAKARDLKDLIHSHPTLSECVGEAIKDLFGEAIHKIR; encoded by the coding sequence ATGAAAGCCATTATAGTTGGAGGAGGACCTGCCGGTTATGTCTCTGCCCTTGTTATGAGAAGACTGGGGGCAGAGGTATTTCTTATTGAAAAAGAAGAAATTGGTGGAACATGCCTCAACAAAGGCTGCATTCCCACAAAAACAGTAATTCACAATCTTAAACATGCTTCTTCCTCTATGAATTTACAGATTTTAATGGAAAAAAAGGATAAAGTAGTTGATACACAAAAAAAAGGACTTATGATGCTGCTAAAACAGGCAGGAGTAAAAATTATCAAATCCGAAGCAGAGTTAGTTAATCCAAAAACAGTTTTTTTAAAAAGCACAGGAGAAAAACTTCAGGCAGACAGGATAATTATTGCTACAGGCTCAAGACCCAGAGAGCTTCCAATGCTTAATTTTGATGGAGAAAAAATACTTTCAAGTGATGACCTATGGAAACTTAAAAAAATACCTGAATCTATCACAATCATCGGTGCAGGTGCTATAGGATGTGAGTTTGCATGGATATTTCATCTTCTCGGAAGTAAAGTTTCTCTGGTGGAACTGATGCCAAGAGTGTTACCTATGGAAGATGAAGATGTGTCCAGAGAAGTGGAAAAGCTTTTTAAAAAGAAAAAGATAGAGTTTCATACGGGAGTAAAAATTGAGGATTTAAAAAAAATTGATAATTCAGTTCAGATAAGCCTCTCTAATGCAAAAAGTATATCCTCACAAGTTGTTCTTGTTTCTGTAGGAAGAGCTTTTAATACTGAGTGTATTCAGACTTCAGAGGTAAAGCTTGGCAGTAAAAAAGAGATTATTGTAGATGAGAAAATGCAAACAAATATTGAAAATATTTTCGCAGCTGGTGATGTTACCGGACAGTGGCTACTCGCCCATGTTGCATATAGAGAAGCAGAAGTGGCTGCAAAAAATGCCATGGGATACAGCGAAAAAATGGACTACAGCGTAATACCATCAACAATTTATACAGTTACAGAAGTTGCCTCTGTTGGATTAAAGGAAGCTGAGGCAGTGAAAAAAGGAATTGATATTAAAAAAGGAATCTTCCCATTCAGAGCATCAGGCAAAGCTCACATTATCGGAGAAATTGATGGATTTGTTAAGGTAATTGCAGATAAAGAATCTGACGCTATCATTGGAGCTCATATAGCTGGTGCAGATGCCTCTGAACTTATCCATGAACTTGCAATGGCTGTAAAACTCAAAGCAAAAGCAAGAGATTTAAAGGATTTAATTCATTCTCATCCTACCCTTTCTGAGTGCGTTGGTGAAGCAATTAAGGACCTTTTTGGTGAGGCAATTCACAAAATAAGATGA
- a CDS encoding DUF401 family protein, with the protein MIDIIKVSFIFLFILFLLRKKLSVGYALLVGSLIFLVFYSFDFKSLLYIIFKGLTSSSSINLFLSLTLIKSFEYALRQTGLMQKMTETSQTLLNSKKLSILSMPLIIGMLPSLGGAYLSAPMVDSATKNINMPKEEKAFINYWYRHPWELILPLYPGVVLASAVSGVSLRKLIILNLPVAVILFIAGFLLSMHGVKNEKKVNKPASFKGLMSFVPIVLVLLPVIFFKIELYIALISNLLIVCIYHQKTIKETLSIIKYGFTADVFILVAGVIIFKEMLQASGAVDGIATTITQSGIPYLVVFITLPLFIGLITGLSVGFVGSTFPLLIHLKETLPYEISIAFVSGYVGVLLSPLHLCLILTREYFKADMTGIYRKIIPGCIMIFFTALIEFVILRYYS; encoded by the coding sequence ATGATTGATATCATCAAAGTTTCTTTTATTTTTCTCTTTATTCTCTTCTTGCTCAGGAAAAAACTAAGCGTTGGATATGCTCTCTTAGTTGGTTCTTTGATATTTTTAGTTTTTTATTCTTTTGATTTTAAAAGTTTACTATATATAATTTTCAAAGGTCTTACTTCCTCAAGTTCTATAAATCTTTTTCTGTCACTCACCTTAATTAAATCATTTGAGTATGCTTTAAGACAGACAGGATTAATGCAAAAAATGACAGAAACCTCACAGACCCTGCTTAATAGCAAAAAACTCTCAATTCTGTCAATGCCTCTTATAATTGGAATGTTACCATCTCTTGGAGGAGCTTATCTTTCAGCACCAATGGTTGATTCAGCCACGAAAAATATTAATATGCCAAAAGAAGAAAAGGCATTTATAAATTACTGGTACAGACACCCTTGGGAACTCATTTTACCTCTTTATCCGGGAGTAGTTCTTGCTTCTGCGGTTTCAGGTGTTTCATTAAGGAAACTGATAATTTTAAATCTTCCAGTTGCAGTAATACTCTTTATTGCTGGTTTTTTATTAAGCATGCACGGTGTAAAGAATGAGAAAAAAGTAAATAAACCCGCTTCTTTTAAAGGCTTAATGAGCTTTGTTCCAATAGTTTTGGTTCTTTTACCTGTAATATTTTTTAAAATTGAGCTTTACATAGCCCTCATTTCTAACCTCTTAATAGTGTGTATTTATCACCAGAAAACCATTAAAGAAACTCTATCAATCATAAAGTATGGTTTTACTGCAGATGTTTTCATTCTCGTAGCGGGAGTAATTATTTTTAAGGAAATGCTTCAAGCATCAGGTGCTGTAGATGGAATTGCAACTACAATAACACAGTCAGGGATTCCATATCTTGTTGTTTTCATAACACTACCGCTTTTTATCGGACTTATCACAGGACTGAGTGTAGGGTTTGTAGGAAGTACTTTCCCACTGCTTATCCATTTAAAAGAAACTTTACCCTACGAAATCTCCATTGCCTTTGTCTCAGGATATGTGGGAGTACTTCTTTCTCCTCTTCATCTTTGTTTGATTCTTACAAGGGAATACTTTAAAGCAGATATGACAGGAATTTACAGGAAAATCATTCCTGGTTGCATTATGATATTTTTTACTGCATTGATTGAATTTGTTATTTTGAGATATTATAGTTAA
- the eno gene encoding phosphopyruvate hydratase translates to MGEIIDIIAREVLDSRGNPTVQVDVYLDSGVKATATVPSGASTGTKEALELRDGDKRRYHGKGVQKAVENITNEIAPNIVGMESLDQEGIDKFLIELDGTENKSRLGANAILAVSMAVCKASAEELGLSLYRYLGGTNAKVLPVPMMNIINGGVHADNNLDIQEFMIVPAGFTKFSQALRAGVEVFHTLKSLLKNKGLSTAVGDEGGFAPMLNSNEEAIRLIMEAIKEAGYEPGKDIYIALDAAASEFFSEGFYTVEGKKLSSKEMIDYYEALIDKYPVISIEDGMSEADWEGWEMLSQRLKNRIQLVADDLVVTNPKIIREAMKRGIANSILIKLNQIGTVSETLEAIELTKTSKYTAVISHRSGETEDTTIADLSVACNTGFIKTGSLSRGERIVKYNRLLQIEEELGDVAQFNGLSAFYNLGL, encoded by the coding sequence ATGGGAGAAATTATTGACATAATTGCAAGAGAAGTTCTTGATTCAAGAGGTAATCCCACAGTTCAGGTTGATGTTTACCTTGACAGTGGAGTCAAAGCAACAGCAACAGTTCCCTCCGGAGCATCTACTGGAACAAAAGAGGCTCTTGAGCTCAGAGATGGTGATAAAAGAAGATATCATGGCAAGGGAGTTCAAAAAGCCGTTGAAAATATAACAAATGAAATAGCACCAAACATTGTTGGTATGGAGTCTCTTGATCAGGAAGGAATTGATAAGTTTCTGATAGAGCTTGATGGAACAGAAAATAAAAGTAGACTTGGTGCTAATGCAATTTTAGCAGTATCAATGGCTGTTTGTAAGGCTTCTGCAGAAGAACTCGGATTATCCCTTTACAGATATCTGGGTGGAACAAACGCAAAGGTTTTGCCAGTTCCAATGATGAATATAATAAATGGAGGAGTTCATGCAGACAACAATCTGGATATTCAGGAGTTTATGATTGTTCCTGCTGGTTTTACAAAGTTTTCTCAAGCTCTGAGAGCTGGTGTTGAAGTTTTCCACACTTTGAAGTCGTTACTAAAAAATAAGGGATTGAGCACAGCAGTTGGTGATGAAGGCGGATTTGCTCCAATGCTTAACAGTAACGAAGAAGCAATTAGATTGATTATGGAAGCAATAAAAGAGGCAGGATATGAACCTGGAAAAGATATATACATTGCACTGGACGCAGCAGCATCAGAATTTTTCTCTGAAGGCTTTTACACAGTGGAAGGTAAAAAACTGAGTTCAAAAGAGATGATAGATTATTATGAAGCCTTGATTGATAAATATCCTGTAATTTCAATAGAAGATGGAATGAGTGAGGCTGACTGGGAAGGATGGGAAATGCTAAGTCAAAGACTAAAAAATAGAATTCAACTTGTGGCAGATGACCTTGTTGTTACAAACCCAAAAATTATTAGAGAAGCAATGAAAAGAGGAATTGCCAACTCAATTCTGATTAAACTTAATCAGATTGGCACAGTTTCTGAAACTCTTGAAGCAATTGAACTTACAAAAACCAGTAAATACACTGCGGTTATATCTCATCGTTCTGGTGAAACAGAAGATACGACAATAGCAGACCTTTCAGTCGCCTGCAATACAGGTTTTATAAAAACCGGCTCTCTTTCAAGGGGAGAAAGAATTGTAAAATACAACAGACTCTTACAGATAGAGGAGGAACTTGGTGATGTAGCTCAATTTAATGGTCTTTCAGCTTTTTATAATCTGGGTCTTTAA
- a CDS encoding septum formation initiator family protein: protein MKRHSLKEQLLKEKKRNERVFFFLVFLIILFLAYSFLFGDMGYLKYLELKKNEQKLIKEIDQISMENNTLKNEIELLKNDPSYMEKYAREKFGVVKPGEMIFQFQKEER, encoded by the coding sequence ATGAAGAGGCATTCTCTCAAGGAGCAACTATTAAAGGAAAAAAAAAGAAATGAAAGAGTGTTTTTCTTTCTGGTGTTTCTGATTATCCTGTTTCTTGCTTATAGTTTTTTATTTGGAGATATGGGCTATCTAAAGTACCTTGAGTTGAAAAAAAACGAACAAAAGCTTATTAAAGAAATTGACCAGATTTCAATGGAAAATAACACCCTAAAAAATGAGATAGAACTCTTAAAAAACGATCCTTCTTACATGGAAAAATACGCCAGAGAAAAATTTGGAGTTGTTAAACCAGGAGAAATGATTTTTCAATTTCAAAAAGAAGAAAGATGA